In Kryptolebias marmoratus isolate JLee-2015 linkage group LG4, ASM164957v2, whole genome shotgun sequence, the following proteins share a genomic window:
- the fancd2 gene encoding Fanconi anemia group D2 protein encodes MMRKKRRSSVEKGEGATTTTKAKRSRNAGRQPKEAVPEETHQSVFGAFVREAGVALRSDGTSNEIAVDQVVFQKRIQQQLQKSPRYPAILQEFITGLETYIENPDRFRSCLLPCLPQLSDGDSSSVSSFQESLLRMLLGIETLQTFIINTLLEKLPEFMLEGTADGGPSIPRMIINQLKWLDRVVDTKELSEKLMEVVSVAPVDVQRDVITSLPEILEDSQHNDIARQLNSLLQENTQLTVPVLDALSSLNLTSSLLSEVREAVMATLAAVQLEDLPVVVKFILHSVSASDAYEVVCSLRKKLELEQCVLPPVLQASQSRMKNKGAAAKSASEPAAGSSQDSVTLILDCIKSAVRFQKTISEAWLKAIESVDEEEDHKVLDLLVLFILHSTNANQSRRGAERVLKLKVRTGLLPEALLQKAFRDYSQVMRGYFPSILALAQSLLRSPDPCVVPFGGRMYRHSFTAFDSYCQQEVVGSLVTHVCSGVGGEVDMALDLLCALVEEKPSEMALYAVFVKGILDYMDNLTPQQIRKLFHLLSKLAFGQQQQGSHIQDDMHIVIRKQLSSTVPKYKRIGIIGAVMIVGSMGALRPKGKESQNGSLSQETLRQVTAMLELVKSSSDSSPEAAALYYDELANLMWSSALDPQVQEMVGMSVLDDFQDDFVVDLGPDITGSFPLPARVMYNLDEEESQGCIAINLLPLLAKETQNKGEQQTKKPQKQVSPLCLSPFFRLLRLCEEKRHQGDLDEIDALLGCPLILTNMDVVEKVESLSKTEREFLCSLLFHTINWFREVVNAFCRQKETEMKMKVMTRLQNITYLQTLLDRALAGTPGYVPPVSSFDGESPDGIALSFTVPANKTKKDGAGRKRKAPGKNSLEGTSQSEEATEADETQQEQPEKEKEKEARPGVSLTAYRPFFRELDLEALGVLQCGLLSRSLLDSELHTKVREDVLLGPGELVFLLEDMLHKLEFSLTAAPARRAPFLKAKADKSVGFSHLQQRSTEDITSYCIQLLPALCTHLENCHNHFQALLSENNGVVDGPATDVQEHQFMSSGYQLLLQVLNTTFSWSGFSQPGQRNLLKKALGVLAGRLKEGGPELTLEQLVKHSFEYLLNFRSTMPSLGAALCLSQLLSTVSEKGGNPADYREQTAFLARHFLSQVWVTASGEKERGSKFNEALHTLLSIYLEHVDDVLKAVEEIAGKGIPELLNASKEESAASWPTLNRQTFLVFYKVMMAELEKAARKIPAGKMSDNSEAQSEKLLTWNLAVRDFHILVNLVKVFDSRPVLNVCLKYGRLFLESFLKLGMPLLDFSFKKHKEDVQSLLKTFQLSTRQLHHMCGHSKIHQDTSLTNHVPGLKKSLELFVYRVKAMLMLNNCQEAFWMGNLKNRNLKGEEILSQRSQGSDDDDDGEEENQGLPPQREESEDEDRDSDSEGIPRNKRNKNMDENESTDDSE; translated from the exons ATGATGCGCAAAAAGCGACGCTCTTCTGTAGAGAAAGGAGAAGGAGCAACTACAACCACCA aagCAAAGCGGAGTCGAAACGCCGGCCGCCAGCCTAAAGAGGCTGTTCCCGAGGAAACCCATCAAAGTGTTTTTGGCGCGTTCGTGAGAGAGGCAGGTGTCGCCTTGAGGAGCGACGGCACATCCAACGAGATTG CTGTCGACCAGGTCGTTTTCCAGAAGCGGatacagcagcagctacagaaGAGCCCCAGGTATCCTGCT ATCCTACAGGAGTTCATCACTGGGCTGGAGACCTACATTGAGAATCCTGACAGGTTTAGGAGCTGCCTCCTGCCATGTCTTCCACAGCTGTCCGATGGAGACTCCAG TTCTGTTAGCTCGTTCCAGGAAAGCCTGCTGCGGATGTTACTGGGCATCGAGACGCTGCAG ACTTTCATCATCAACACTTTGCTTGAGAAACTCCCTGAGTTCATGCTTGAAGG CACTGCTGATGGAGGACCCAGTATTCCACGCATGATTATTAACCAGCTCAAATGGTTAGACAGAGTAGTGGACACCAAG GAGCTGTCGGAGAAGCTGATGGAGGTGGTGTCAGTAGCGCCGGTGGACGTCCAGCGGGACGTCATTACCAGCTTGCCTGAGATACTGGAAGACTCCCAGCACAATGATATCGCCAGGCAGCTCAA CTCATTACTCCAGGAGAACACCCAGCTGACAGTTCCCGTCCTGGATGCGCTCTCCAGTCTCAACCTGACTTCCTCTTTGCTGTCAGAG GTCCGAGAAGCCGTCATGGCCACGCTCGCCGCCGTACAACTAGAAGACCTTCCTGTGGTGGTCAAGTTCATCCTGCACTCTGTCTCAGCCTCTGATGCTTATGAG GTGGTGTGTAGCCTCCGCAAGAAATTAGAGCTGGAGCAGTGTGTTCTGCCTCCCGTGCTGCAGGCCTCTCAGAGTCGCATGAAGAACAAAGGAGCAGCAGC caagtCTGCTTCTGAACCCGCGGCTGGCAGCAGTCAGGACAGTGTTACGTTGATACTCGACTGCATCAAGTCAGCCGTGCGCTTCCAGAAAACCATTTCTGAGGCTTGGcttaag gcAATAGAGTCTGTGGATGAAGAGGAAGACCATAAG GTTCTAGATCTGCTGGTTCTGTTCATCCTCCACTCCACCAACGCCAACCAGAGCCGACGGGGTGCAGAGAGAGTCCTGAAGCTCAAAGTGAGAACCGGACTCCTCCCGGAGGCTCTGCTGCAGAAAGCCTTCAGGGACTACTCTCAG GTGATGCGAGGGTACTTCCCCTCCATCTTGGCTCTCGCTCAGAGTTTGTTGCGCTCTCCAGACCCGTGCGTGGTGCCTTTCGGCGGGCGCATGTACCGACACTCGTTCACCGCATTTGACTCCTACTGCCAACAG GAGGTTGTGGGATCTCTGGTGACCCACGTGTGCAGCGGTGTGGGTGGGGAGGTGGACATGGCTCTGGACTTGCTCTGTGCTCTGGTTGAGGAAAAACCCTCAGAAATGGCtctttatgctgtttttgttaaG GGTATCCTGGACTACATGGACAACCTCACACCCCAGCAGATCCGCAAACTCTTCCATCTTCTGAGCAAACTGGCATTTGGGCAGCAACAGCAAGGGTCTCACATCCAG GACGACATGCACATAGTGATCCGCAAGCAGCTCTCCAGCACTGTGCCCAAATACAAGCGGATAGGCATCATTGGTGCTGTGATGATTGTAGGCAGCATGGGAGCCCTTAG GCCTAAAGGGAAGGAATCACAGAACGGCTCCTTGTCTCAGGAAACACTCAGACAG GTCACAGCTATGTTAGAGCTGGTGAAGTCGAGCAGCGACAGCTCCCCTGAGGCCGCAGCTCTGTACTACGACGAGCTGGCCAACCTGATGTGGAGCTCCGCTCTGGACCCACAGGTGCAG GAAATGGTTGGAATGAGTGTTCTGGATGACTTCCAGGATGACTTTGTGGTGGACCTTGGGCCAGATATTACAGG ttcctTCCCCCTTCCAGCCCGTGTGATGTACAACCTGGATGAGGAGGAGAGTCAGGGGTGCATCGCCATCAACCTGCTGCCTCTGTTGGCCAAAGAAACCCAAAATAAAGGAGAGCAGCAAACCAAGAAGCCACAGAA GCAAGTGTCTCCTCTGTGTTTATCTCCATTTTTCCGCCTCCTGAGGCTTTGTGAGGAGAAGCGGCATCAGGGAGATCTGGATGAGATTGATGCCCTTTTGG GGTGCCCACTGATCCTGACAAACATGGATGTCGTGGAGAAAGTCGAGAGCCTGTCTAAAACTGAGCGGGAGTTCCTCTGCTCTCTGCTCTTTCACACCATCAACTGGTTCAGAGAG GTTGTAAATGCGTTCTGTAGACAAAAAGAAACGGAGATGAAGATGAAAGTCATGACTCGTCTGCAGAACATCACTTATCTGCAGACGCTGTTGGACAGGGCGCTTGCAG GAACTCCTGGCTACGTTCCACCCGTTTCCAGCTTTGATGGAGAAAGCCCGGATGGGATCGCACTGAGTTTTACTGTTCCTGCGAATAAAACTAAGAAGG ATGGCGCAGGAAGGAAGAGGAAGGCTCCTGGTAAGAACTCATTAGAAGGAACTTCTCAGTCCGAGGAGGCGACTGAAGCAGATGAAACTCAGCAG GAGCAGccagaaaaggagaaagaaaaagaggcgCGTCCGGGCGTCAGTTTGACCGCCTACAGGCCGTTTTTCAGAGAGCTGGACCTGGAGGCGCTCGGGGTTCTGCAGTGCGGTTTGCTGTCGCGCTCGCTGCTGGACTCGGAGCTTCACACCAAG GTGCGAGAGGATGTGCTGCTGGGTCCCGGTGAGCTCGTCTTCCTGCTGGAGGATATGCTTCACAAACTGGAGTTCAGTCTTACAGCTGCCCCTGCCAGGAGAGCCCCTTTCCTCAAG gcCAAAGCTGATAAAAGCGTAGGTTTCTCCCACCTCCAGCAGAGGAGCACCGAAGACATCACCTCCTATTGCATTCAGCTGCTGCCTGCCCTCTGCACGCACCTGGAGAACTGCCACAACCATTTCCAG GCGCTGCTGTCGGAGAACAACGGAGTGGTGGACGGGCCGGCTACAGATGTGCAGGAGCATCAGTTCATGTCTTCAGGCTaccagctgctcctgcaggtCCTGAACACGACCTTCAGCTG GTCTGGATTCAGTCAGCCGGGACAGAGAAACTTACTGAAGAAGGCTTTGGGAGTTTTAGCCGGACGACTTAAAGAAGGAGGTCCTGAGCTGACCCTGGAGCAGCTTGTGAA ACATAGCTTTGAGTACCTGCTGAACTTCCGCAGCACCATGCCAAGCCTCGGCGCAGCTCTGTGTCTCTCCCAGCTGCTGTCCACGGTGTCGGAGAAAGGAGGAAATCCAGCCGACTACAGGGAGCAGACTG CTTTCCTCGCTCGTCATTTCCTGAGCCAAGTCTGGGTGACGGCGAGCGGCGAGAAGGAGAGGGGGAGCAAATTCAACGAGGCTCTTCACACTCTCCTGAG CATCTACCTGGAGCACGTTGATGATGTTCTGAAGGCAGTGGAGGAAATAGCTGGAAAAGGAATCCCTGAGCTGCTTAATGCATCCAAAGAGGAGAGCGCTGCATCCTGGCCCACTCTGAACAG ACAGACGTTCCTGGTGTTTTATAAAGTGATGATGGCGGAGTTGGAGAAGGCTGCCAGAAAGATTcctgctggcaaaatgagtgaCAACTCTGAG GCTCAAAGTGAGAAACTGCTGACTTGGAACTTGGCTGTCAGAGACTTTCACATCCTGGTCAACCTAGTGAAG GTGTTTGATTCCAGGCCAGTACTTAACGTATGCTTAAAG TATGGACGACTTTTTCTGGAGTCCTTCCTGAAGTTGGGAATGCCACTACTAGACTTCAGTTTCAAAAAGCACAAG GAGGATGTCCAGAGCTTACTGAAGACCTTCCAGCTCAGCACCCGGCAGCTACACCACATGTGTGGCCATTCCAAG ATCCACCAGGATACCAGCTTGACGAACCACGTGCCAGGGTTGAAGAAGAGCCTGGAGCTGTTTGTGTACAGAGTGAAGGCCATGCTGATGCTCAACAACTGCCAGGAGGCCTTTTGGATGGGGAACCTGAAGAATCGGAACCTGAAG GGTGAGGAGATTCTTTCTCAGAGGTCACAGggaagtgatgatgatgatgatggagaagAGGAGAACCAGGGGTTACCACCACAGCGGGAAGAGTCAGAGGATGAG GACCGGGACAGTGACTCTGAGGGAATTCCCAGGAataaacgaaacaaaaacatggatgaAAATGAAAGCACGGATGACTCAGAGTAA
- the gpx1b gene encoding glutathione peroxidase 1b — MASTFYTLTPKLLTGEVFNFSSLQGKVVLIENVASLUGTTVRDYTQMNELHDRYASKGLVILGVPCNQFGHQENCKNEEILASLKYVRPGNGFEPKFQLLEKVDVNGKDAHPLFAFLKEQLPYPSDDPSSLMGDPKLIIWSPVSRSDVSWNFEKFLVGPDGTPFKRYSRRFLTSDLDGDIKKLLSQAK, encoded by the exons atggCTTCGACGTTTTACACCCTAACTCCCAAACTGTTAACTGGAGAGGTGTTCAACTTCTCCTCCCTTCAGGGCAAAGTTGTCCTGATCGAGAACGTCGCGTCTCTCTGAGGCACGACCGTCAGGGATTACACCCAGATGAACGAGCTCCACGACAGGTACGCCAGCAAGGGGCTCGTGATCCTGGGAGTTCCCTGCAACCAGTTCGGCCATCAG GAGAACTGCAAGAATGAGGAAATCCTGGCCTCCCTGAAGTACGTCCGTCCTGGAAATGGCTTTGAGCCCAAGTTCCAGCTCCTCGAGAAGGTGGACGTGAATGGGAAGGACGCCCACCCGCTGTTCGCGTTCCTCAAGGAGCAGCTCCCGTACCCCAGCGACGACCCCTCGTCCCTGATGGGCGACCCCAAGCTCATCATCTGGAGCCCGGTGAGCCGGAGCGACGTGTCCTGGAACTTTGAGAAGTTCCTCGTCGGGCCCGACGGCACGCCGTTCAAACGCTACAGCAGGAGGTTCCTCACCAGCGACCTCGACGGAGACATCAAGAAGCTCCTCAGCCAGGCGAAATAA
- the usp4 gene encoding ubiquitin carboxyl-terminal hydrolase 4, whose product MAEGGGPESGSAADSDSEPVAAQMPTPSTECQKQTIGSLLKTSLRKGDEWYLIDSRWFKQWKKYVGYDSWDTYNVGERSLYPGPIDNSGLFSDQETQTLKEHLIDELDYVLVPTEAWNKLVSWYGCLEGQKPIVRKVVEHGMFVKHCKVEVYLLELNLCENDNMDNVVTRHFSKADTIDTIEKEMRKLFNIPSDKETRLWNKYMSNTYEQLNKPDSTVQDAGLFQGQVLVIERKNEDGTWPRQASHPKSSANPSRNFTTSPKLSSNSSVSMSSTVTNGDSSCSPGYTLNNSTSSSNRFGSYNSYSSSYNYRESQSQPGLCGLSNLGNTCFMNSALQCLSNVSPLTEYFLNDQYEAEINRENPLGMRGEIAEAYADLVKQMWMSRSSYVAPRTFKTQVGRFAPQFSGYQQQDSQELLAFLLDGLHEDLNRVKKKPYLALRDAEGRPDEIVAKEAWTNHRLRNDSIIVDIFHGLFKSTLVCPECSKVSVTFDPFCYLTLPLPMKKDRTMEVFLVRSDPQSKPTQYRVVVPKLGTVTDLCGALSKLCGIPSENMVVADVYNHRFHKIYRRDDGLNQIMEKDDIFVYEVQEEDSERMNLPVYFRESHTKHVGSSSSTLLFGQPLLISVPRHNLVADVLYDKILERIGRYVKHVHSPNGESRASASATLSSCSQAPECSTSSSLGGCGSPQSEGASCSASSSNGSNHSGTCSEANGVYDGEEEAMDHQVSPEPENGQSEEEEETSDLENGSRGDATKLFTFSIVNSYGTVNISPLPCDGNVLKLNPHSTVAIDWDTESKKLCYDEQEAEAYEKHESMLQPQKKKTTVALRECIELFTTMETLGEHDPWYCPTCKKHQQATKKFDLWSLPRILVVHLKRFSYNRCWRDKLDTLVDFPIRDLNMSEFVCDPKAGPYVYDLIAVSNHYGGMGGGHYTAYGKNKVDEKWYNFDDSSVSSASEDQIVTKAAYVLFYQRRDEESPSKPQPSASLGGAPESADDHMDTN is encoded by the exons GTATCTAATAGACAGCCGGTGGTTCAAACAGTGGAAGAAGTATGTGGGGTATGACAGCTGGGACACGTACAATGTTGGAGAGCGTAGCCTGTATCCGGGACCAATCGATAACTCTGGGTTATTCTCAG ACCAGGAGACTCAGACCCTGAAAGAGCACCTTATAGATGAGCTAGACTATGTCCTTGTACCGACTGAGGCATGGAATAAGCTTGTCAGCTGGTATGGCTGCCTTGAGGGCCAGAAACCTATTGTCAGGAAG GTGGTTGAACATGGCATGTTTGTCAAGCACTGTAAGGTGGAAGTCTATCTGCTTGAGCTGAACTTGTGCGAGAATGACAACATGGACAATGTCGTCACGCGTCATTTTAGTAAAGCTGATACCATAG ATACTATAGAGAAGGAGATGCGAAAGTTGTTCAACATCCCTTCAGATAAGGAGACCCGACTCTGGAACAAATACATGAGCAACACCTATGAACAGCTGAACAAGCCAGACAGCACTGTACAGGATGCTGGGCTCTTCCAGGGACAG GTTCTTGTGATTGAACGCAAGAATGAGGACGGCACGTGGCCCAGACAAGCTTCCCATCCAAA ATCCAGTGCAAACCCATCCCGAAATTTCACCACCTCCCCAAAGCTTTCCTCAAACTCATCAGTCAGTATGTCCTCAACAGTAACCAATGGAGACAGCAGCTGTAGCCCTGGATACACGCTTAACAACAGCACCTCCTCTAGCAACAG ATTTGGGAGCTACAACTCGTACAGCTCCTCCTACAACTACAGAGAGTCGCAGTCGCAACCTGGCCTGTGTGGGCTCAGCAATTTGGGAAACACGTGCTTCATGAACTCTGCTCTTCAG TGCCTGAGCAATGTGTCTCCACTCACAGAGTACTTCCTTAATGATCAGTACGAAGCCGAAATTAACCGAGAGAATCCTTTGGGAATGAGGGGTGAGATCGCTGAGGCCTATGCAGATCTAGTGAAGCAGATGTGGATGAGCCGCAGCAGTTACGTGGCACCGCGCACCTTTAAA acCCAGGTCGGACGCTTTGCTCCGCAGTTTTCAGGCTACCAGCAGCAGGACTCGCAGGAGCTGTTGGCCTTCCTCCTGGACGGGCTTCATGAAGACTTGAATCGTGTCAAGAAGAAGCCTTATCTGGCCCTGAGGGATGCAGAGGGCCGTCCAGATGAA ATTGTTGCCAAGGAAGCCTGGACGAACCACCGCTTGCGCAATGACTCAATAATAGTTGATATTTTCCACGGGCTTTTCAAATCAACGCTGGTGTGTCCAGAGTGCTCCAAGGTGTCTGTAACCTTTGACCCCTTCTGCTACCTCACGCTGCCTCTCCCAATGAAAAAGGATCGTACTATGGAGGTTTTTTTGGTGCGGTCAGACCCTCAGTCCAAACCCACACAA TATCGAGTGGTGGTCCCCAAACTGGGCACAGTGACAGACCTGTGTGGGGCCTTGTCCAAACTCTGTGGAATTCCTTCAGAAAAC ATGGTGGTCGCAGACGTTTACAATCATAGGTTCCATAAAATTTATAGACGAGACGATGGCCTCAACCAAATCATGGAAAAGGATGACATCTTTGT GTATGAAGTCCAGGAGGAGGACAGTGAAAGGATGAACCTGCCTGTATATTTCAGGGAGTCCCACACGAAGCATGTCGGAAGCTCTTCAAGCACCTTACTGTTTGGCCAACCTTTGCTTATCAGCGTACCCCGACATAACCTGGTAGCAGATGTTCTGTATGACAAGATCCTGGAAAGAATTGG GCGTTATGTAAAGCACGTCCATAGCCCAAATGGCGAAAGCAGGGCGTCTGCATCCGCCACCTTGTCCAGCTGCAGCCAGGCGCCTGAATGTTCCACGTCGTCCAGCCTGGGGGGCTGCGGCAGCCCCCAGTCGGAGGGGGCCTCGTGCAGCGCCAGCTCCAGTAACGGCAGCAACCACTCAGGAACGTGCAGCGAAGCTAACGGGGTCTACGATG GTGAAGAGGAGGCCATGGACCACCAGGTGAGTCCTGAACCAGAGAACGGCCagtctgaggaagaggaggagacgtCTGATTTGGAAAATGGGTCCAGAGGAGACGCAACGAAGCTCTTCACTTTCAGCATCGTCAACTCTTACGGAACGGTCAACATCAGCCCGCTGCCTTGTGACGGAAACGTCCTCAAACTTAATC CACATTCGACCGTGGCGATCGACTGGGACACGGAGTCAAAGAAACTGTGTTACGACGAGCAGGAAGCGGAG gCCTATGAGAAGCACGAGAGCATGCTGCAgcctcaaaaaaagaaaactaccgTGGCTCTGAGGGAGTGCATCGAGCTCTTTACGACAATGGAGACTCTGGGAGAACATGACCCTTG gTATTGTCCAACGtgtaaaaaacatcaacaggcCACAAAAAAGTTTGACCTGTGGTCGCTGCCTCGCATTCTGGTCGTTCACCTAAAGCGTTTCTCCTACAACCGATGTTGGAGGGACAAGCTTGACACACTGGTGGATTTCCCCATCAG GGATCTAAACATGTCAGAGTTCGTTTGTGACCCGAAGGCGGGCCCTTACGTCTACGACCTTATCGCAGTTTCAAACCACTATGGAGGGATGGGAGGTGGTCACT ACACGGCGTACGGAAAGAATAAAGTGGACGAGAAGTGGTATAACTTTGACGACAGCAGCGTCTCGTCCGCCTCAGAAGACCAGATTGTG ACTAAAGCCGCCTACGTGCTGTTCTATCAACGCAGAGACGAGGAAAGCCCCTCCAAACCTCAGCCTTCGGCCTCTTTGGGAGGAGCCCCCGAATCAGCCGACGACCACATGGACACAAACTGA